The following proteins are co-located in the Candidatus Paracaedibacter acanthamoebae genome:
- a CDS encoding tetratricopeptide repeat protein, translating to MFICLLHISINPAVCAKPKVSKETVKDSIEKQLQILNAPKPASDSKKNSVTEPPVPSQPSSGVPVSTELKKIDAKFSMVREGEVVKVTLNFDKGVPYYAVFCRGNDWYITLSYPTNSTMIDWHATEFPEITSIDTLSNNDAFSYLIHFNKKVYPKITFDDQKNSLTVNFGQERIEEGQPVSITQPRKKEDAFRLQLRNARTDVEFEPDKLDQILWVICCEDRNKPIAAHHYPEFDILESYQGVAFLLRADDLDYSYVRKVAEISKEGGMGNSYTPVPQSADLISSIFSDFNPLTAPQISKDVLRTLVRGDPHIKDGLYLIWLYLGQGLGQEAADMAEQVLGQAPDLNLLPFWRSLRGLASLLRFRYQKVPNYLNFITNEPEVECWSTIAQAVQDVYSKPTNMSKLLQYKNILMASPVALQERLRNDILEVGIISHNKSILMIYANNFAAPTFSQNKPLFEVATAVLNLDPTRPSSAAALQTMSEKDPTSKASILAAFEYLKFLHETKKIDPTDELKQLDHLRYSWRGDLLEYTICKYLAQRYMEEHRYAEALPLLRKTIKYFTKESHTDKLPEQMQQALIDYFNQKSPPVLEMLSIFQDYTSIAPDDERGDAIMIKATNILANLELYEEAVGLLKDYLENKVKEGSNLQNRKNLIYYRMAVASILGNKPKDCLDYLSDIHDIAGQMLDDIAILKSESYLRLKKTEQALQSLGDTPAQQFHKASIYFGDKRWVEAAGVYQGIAQRASGVLDQIKENSIVNLALCYAILNDQKALADVQANFKEFMAKRKGEQTFNFLTTPDAKVSLAHLASLQQVDSFADRLKAVFSDTTKPAK from the coding sequence ATGTTTATTTGCCTGCTTCACATCAGCATAAACCCTGCTGTTTGCGCTAAACCTAAGGTATCAAAAGAAACGGTCAAAGACTCTATTGAAAAGCAGTTGCAAATATTAAATGCACCAAAACCCGCCAGCGATTCAAAAAAAAATTCTGTCACTGAGCCTCCAGTTCCTTCACAACCTAGCAGTGGAGTACCTGTTTCCACCGAGCTTAAAAAAATAGATGCCAAATTTTCTATGGTCCGGGAGGGCGAAGTTGTTAAGGTAACTCTTAACTTTGATAAAGGGGTGCCCTATTATGCTGTTTTTTGCCGTGGTAATGATTGGTATATTACTTTATCGTATCCAACCAACAGTACGATGATCGACTGGCATGCCACAGAGTTTCCTGAAATAACCAGCATTGATACCCTATCCAATAATGACGCTTTTAGTTACCTAATCCATTTTAATAAAAAGGTCTATCCAAAAATAACCTTTGATGATCAGAAGAACAGTCTAACCGTTAATTTCGGTCAGGAAAGGATTGAAGAAGGGCAGCCTGTCAGCATAACGCAACCGCGAAAAAAAGAAGATGCGTTTCGCCTCCAACTTAGAAATGCTCGGACAGATGTGGAATTTGAGCCTGATAAGTTAGACCAAATCTTGTGGGTTATTTGTTGTGAGGATCGTAATAAACCGATTGCTGCTCATCACTATCCAGAATTTGATATATTAGAATCTTATCAAGGTGTCGCATTCTTACTGCGGGCAGATGATCTGGATTATTCTTATGTGCGGAAAGTTGCTGAAATCAGTAAAGAAGGTGGGATGGGTAACTCTTATACCCCTGTACCTCAGTCTGCAGATCTTATAAGTTCAATTTTTTCTGACTTTAATCCACTAACGGCACCACAAATCTCAAAAGATGTTTTGAGAACACTAGTGAGGGGAGATCCCCATATTAAAGATGGTCTCTATTTGATCTGGTTATATTTAGGGCAGGGATTAGGGCAAGAGGCAGCAGACATGGCTGAGCAAGTTTTAGGGCAAGCCCCTGATTTAAACCTTTTACCGTTTTGGCGAAGTCTTCGGGGGTTGGCATCCCTGCTTCGGTTTCGGTATCAAAAAGTACCAAATTATCTCAATTTTATCACCAATGAACCTGAAGTTGAATGTTGGTCAACAATTGCTCAAGCTGTTCAAGACGTTTATTCAAAACCAACCAACATGTCTAAACTGTTACAATATAAAAATATACTGATGGCATCCCCGGTGGCTCTGCAAGAACGGCTCCGGAACGATATTTTAGAAGTAGGCATTATTAGTCACAATAAGTCCATTTTAATGATCTATGCGAATAATTTTGCCGCACCAACGTTTTCTCAAAATAAACCCCTTTTTGAGGTGGCGACGGCTGTTCTTAATTTAGATCCAACCAGACCAAGCTCGGCTGCGGCTCTCCAAACGATGAGTGAAAAGGATCCGACGTCCAAAGCCTCTATTCTTGCCGCTTTCGAATATTTAAAGTTTCTTCATGAAACTAAAAAAATCGATCCTACCGATGAATTAAAGCAATTGGATCATCTGCGATACAGTTGGCGGGGCGATTTATTAGAATATACAATTTGTAAGTATTTGGCTCAGCGTTATATGGAAGAACACCGTTATGCTGAGGCTTTACCATTACTGCGTAAGACCATCAAGTATTTTACGAAAGAATCCCATACGGATAAGCTGCCCGAGCAAATGCAACAAGCCCTCATTGATTATTTTAATCAAAAATCTCCCCCCGTCTTAGAGATGTTGTCCATATTCCAAGATTATACCAGTATTGCCCCCGATGATGAACGCGGCGATGCCATTATGATTAAGGCCACCAATATTCTAGCTAATTTAGAGTTATATGAAGAAGCCGTTGGATTGCTTAAGGATTATTTGGAGAACAAAGTTAAGGAGGGTAGTAATCTTCAAAACCGTAAGAATTTGATTTACTATCGAATGGCTGTGGCGAGTATCTTAGGGAATAAACCTAAAGATTGTCTTGATTATTTATCTGACATACACGATATAGCAGGTCAGATGTTGGATGATATAGCAATTTTGAAGTCTGAATCTTATTTGCGCCTTAAAAAAACAGAGCAAGCCCTTCAATCCTTAGGGGATACACCCGCCCAACAATTCCATAAAGCGAGTATTTATTTTGGTGATAAAAGGTGGGTCGAGGCGGCGGGAGTTTATCAAGGGATTGCTCAACGTGCGAGTGGGGTGCTAGATCAGATTAAGGAAAATTCCATCGTTAATCTTGCGTTATGCTATGCCATTCTGAACGATCAAAAAGCATTAGCAGATGTGCAGGCAAACTTTAAGGAATTTATGGCCAAAAGAAAAGGGGAACAGACTTTTAACTTTTTAACCACCCCCGATGCCAAGGTTAGCCTTGCCCATTTGGCTTCTTTGCAGCAGGTAGATTCCTTTGCTGATCGGTTAAAGGCTGTTTTTTCGGATACTACCAAGCCGGCTAAATAA
- the glmS gene encoding glutamine--fructose-6-phosphate transaminase (isomerizing), translating to MCGIVGIVGHQPVAQRLIDGLKRLEYRGYDSAGIATLDQNEICIRRAQGKLQALQDLFTQDSINGMTGIGHTRWATHGIPSEANAHPHSSDKVAVVHNGIIENYAHLKEKLIKKGHAFTSQTDTEVVVHLMTDYLNQGLKPLEALRQTLADIEGAFALVILIKGDNNTLLVARRGSPLVIGEGNGESFIGSDALVLAPWTQQLRYLEEGDYAIVTPQGSQIYDIDHHPIDRPLKTINISADAATKGGYDHFMLKEIFEQPTTVKDTLDSLINADTETLKIPVNIDWNNISKLTMIACGTSYFSTAVAKYWFEMIAKLPVEVDIASEFRYRESPLPTGGAALFISQSGETIDTLEAMKQAKEDHQTTIAIVNVPESSMDRLADYSVHTKAGPEIGVASTKAFTAQLAVLACLCLDAAIKRGTLTETEAREHLQHLLNLPNEIYGILQKEADYQQVAHRLQPARDALYLGRGTNFPIAMEGALKLKEISYIHAEGYAAGEMKHGPIALIDELMPVIVLAPSDKWMVKTLSNLQEVIARGGIAICFTDCIGRTHIEKDGIPTQIVEMPESHLLTSPILYALPMQLLSYYTATLKGTDVDQPRNLAKSVTVE from the coding sequence ATGTGTGGAATTGTCGGTATTGTAGGGCATCAACCTGTAGCACAACGCTTAATCGATGGGCTAAAACGCCTTGAGTATCGTGGCTATGATTCAGCAGGGATTGCAACACTTGACCAGAATGAAATTTGTATTCGCCGCGCCCAAGGTAAACTTCAAGCCTTGCAAGATTTGTTCACTCAAGATTCCATCAATGGCATGACTGGAATTGGTCATACACGGTGGGCAACCCATGGCATTCCAAGCGAAGCCAATGCGCATCCGCACAGCTCAGACAAAGTTGCTGTGGTGCATAATGGAATCATTGAGAATTACGCTCATCTTAAAGAAAAACTTATAAAAAAAGGACACGCGTTTACCAGTCAAACCGATACCGAAGTTGTCGTACATTTAATGACTGATTACCTTAATCAAGGTCTTAAACCCTTGGAAGCTTTAAGACAGACTCTTGCTGACATTGAGGGTGCCTTTGCTTTGGTGATCCTAATTAAAGGTGACAACAACACGTTACTGGTGGCCCGTCGCGGCAGTCCGCTTGTGATCGGCGAAGGCAACGGCGAAAGTTTTATTGGATCCGATGCTTTGGTCTTAGCGCCGTGGACACAACAATTGCGTTATCTTGAAGAAGGAGATTATGCCATTGTGACGCCTCAAGGCAGTCAGATTTACGATATTGACCACCACCCCATTGATCGCCCCCTCAAGACTATTAATATTTCAGCCGATGCCGCCACCAAAGGTGGGTATGATCACTTTATGTTGAAAGAAATCTTTGAGCAACCAACAACCGTAAAAGATACCCTTGACTCATTAATTAACGCCGACACAGAAACGCTAAAGATTCCTGTTAACATCGATTGGAACAATATTTCAAAACTCACGATGATTGCCTGCGGTACCTCTTATTTTTCAACAGCCGTTGCCAAATATTGGTTTGAAATGATCGCTAAGCTTCCGGTTGAAGTGGACATTGCCTCTGAATTTCGTTATCGCGAATCCCCTCTTCCCACCGGGGGGGCTGCATTGTTTATTTCCCAATCGGGCGAGACCATTGATACCCTGGAGGCAATGAAGCAAGCAAAAGAAGATCACCAAACTACCATCGCCATCGTGAATGTTCCAGAAAGCAGCATGGATCGTCTGGCTGATTATTCGGTTCACACCAAGGCCGGCCCTGAAATTGGGGTTGCTTCAACCAAAGCCTTCACGGCACAATTAGCGGTGCTGGCCTGTTTATGTCTGGATGCAGCCATTAAACGTGGAACGTTAACAGAGACTGAAGCCCGCGAGCATTTACAGCACTTGCTCAACCTACCCAATGAGATTTATGGAATCTTGCAAAAAGAAGCCGACTATCAACAAGTGGCGCATCGCTTACAACCGGCGCGCGATGCATTATATCTTGGCCGTGGAACCAACTTCCCCATCGCGATGGAGGGGGCGCTAAAACTAAAAGAAATCTCTTATATTCACGCCGAAGGATATGCCGCCGGTGAAATGAAGCACGGCCCCATTGCCTTAATTGATGAATTGATGCCTGTGATCGTTCTTGCCCCTTCTGATAAATGGATGGTGAAAACCCTATCCAACTTACAAGAAGTGATTGCCCGGGGGGGTATTGCAATTTGTTTTACCGACTGTATCGGCCGTACCCATATTGAAAAAGACGGAATCCCTACACAGATTGTTGAAATGCCAGAAAGCCATCTTCTTACATCGCCAATCCTCTATGCCTTACCAATGCAGTTGTTGTCTTATTATACGGCAACCTTAAAAGGAACAGACGTCGATCAACCGAGGAACTTGGCAAAGTCCGTTACAGTTGAATAG
- the glmU gene encoding bifunctional UDP-N-acetylglucosamine diphosphorylase/glucosamine-1-phosphate N-acetyltransferase GlmU: protein MTTALILAAGMGTRMNSTLPKVLHPVGGKAMVHHVIDLALSMNMERVVVVASPYLDQEKVAAGRPIEIAIQAQPLGTGDAVRAGVDKLPHDDGDVLILSGDVPLIEFDTLAPLFNKRAECPNDPLVLAMRVDDPRQYGRLVTQDDRVNSIVEYKDASPEQRAITLCNAGVYLIPATVLRSLLPQLTAQNAAGELYLTDVIGLAKAQGLTPRYVETSHPETLNGINNRAELAQAEKTMQDRWRYRIMMSGVTLIDPVSVFFSHDTCIGKDTIIHPNVTFGAGVVIENGATIYPFCHLEKCVLKAGAKVGPFAHLRTGTIIGEEAVVGNFVEIKDTAIGKKAKVKHLSYLGNAQLGDRVNIGAGTITCNYDGFNKSPTHIGNDAFIGSNTSLVAPVHVNEGAIVAAGSVITDNVPEHSLGIARHHQTNKAGWAKKFRTTALELKSPK from the coding sequence ATGACAACAGCTCTGATTTTAGCGGCGGGTATGGGTACTCGCATGAATTCCACTTTACCAAAAGTTCTGCACCCTGTGGGTGGTAAGGCTATGGTTCATCATGTGATTGATTTAGCATTATCCATGAATATGGAACGTGTGGTAGTCGTGGCCTCACCTTATTTAGATCAAGAAAAGGTTGCCGCAGGCCGCCCGATTGAAATTGCTATCCAAGCCCAACCTCTTGGCACAGGTGATGCCGTTCGGGCAGGCGTGGATAAACTCCCGCACGATGACGGCGATGTCTTAATTCTTAGTGGTGATGTGCCATTGATTGAGTTTGATACCTTGGCGCCCCTCTTTAACAAACGTGCGGAATGCCCAAATGATCCGCTTGTGTTAGCCATGCGGGTGGATGATCCCCGCCAATATGGCCGCTTAGTCACCCAGGACGATCGAGTTAACAGCATTGTGGAATATAAGGATGCCTCCCCAGAGCAACGCGCCATCACCCTTTGCAATGCAGGCGTTTACTTAATTCCAGCAACAGTTTTGCGATCTCTGTTACCCCAATTAACAGCCCAAAATGCTGCCGGTGAATTATACTTAACGGATGTGATCGGATTAGCAAAGGCTCAAGGTTTAACGCCCCGCTATGTGGAAACATCCCACCCCGAAACTTTAAACGGCATTAATAACCGTGCAGAATTAGCTCAAGCTGAAAAAACCATGCAAGACCGTTGGCGTTATCGCATAATGATGAGCGGTGTCACCTTAATTGATCCGGTCTCCGTCTTTTTTTCCCATGATACCTGCATTGGAAAGGATACGATTATTCATCCAAATGTGACCTTTGGGGCCGGTGTTGTTATCGAGAATGGGGCAACAATATATCCATTTTGTCATTTAGAAAAATGTGTTTTAAAAGCGGGCGCCAAAGTTGGGCCGTTTGCCCATTTAAGAACAGGCACGATTATTGGTGAAGAAGCCGTTGTGGGAAATTTCGTTGAAATTAAAGATACAGCCATAGGCAAAAAGGCCAAAGTCAAACACCTTAGTTACTTAGGTAATGCTCAGCTGGGCGATCGCGTTAATATTGGGGCTGGCACCATTACCTGCAACTATGATGGATTTAACAAATCACCAACCCATATTGGAAATGACGCCTTTATTGGCAGCAACACCTCCTTAGTGGCACCGGTTCATGTTAACGAAGGAGCTATTGTGGCTGCTGGTAGCGTTATCACAGATAATGTTCCCGAACATTCTTTGGGCATTGCCCGCCACCATCAAACGAACAAAGCGGGTTGGGCGAAAAAATTTCGCACGACTGCCTTGGAACTAAAATCACCAAAATAA
- a CDS encoding DUF2312 domain-containing protein, translated as MQIINNSSANQLRLFIEKIERLEEEKSELMENIREVFSEAKAVGFDPKVMKQLIKLRKMKHEEAVEQEELLDIYRAALGMIPSGQFTTDDLPPHTGESDNDAEAA; from the coding sequence ATGCAAATTATTAATAACTCATCCGCCAATCAACTGCGTCTGTTTATCGAGAAAATTGAACGATTAGAAGAAGAAAAGTCTGAATTAATGGAAAATATTCGTGAGGTTTTTTCTGAAGCAAAAGCTGTTGGATTTGATCCAAAAGTTATGAAGCAACTTATTAAGCTGCGGAAAATGAAACATGAAGAAGCCGTGGAACAAGAAGAACTCTTGGATATTTACCGTGCGGCCTTAGGAATGATTCCATCAGGACAGTTCACAACAGATGATTTGCCCCCCCATACAGGTGAATCTGATAATGATGCCGAAGCAGCATAA
- a CDS encoding sulfite exporter TauE/SafE family protein produces the protein MDHDLLLPVADIIVNPYFIILIGFIGGLLTGLLGVGGGLFITPTLITLGVPPLVAVASQVNSMIGMTLTGYLAYKKNNDVDYQLGRSIISGGLMGAVMGVCFLEWLGNSEVSKQLITFSYVCILSVMMFLLFRQSRKNLAQRHHPNQDRKSSSPAWIVKAPFVQYFPRSRLTASRLILFLAGLINGWLIAVLGVGNGIFMMPVLIYFMGRTSPVTYGTTLLSSVIITIISTFAHALNGDSIDLLLVGLLLMGGLGGSHLGVTFSYRIPRIYLGFAGSAIMALILIQIALKYFHPNLFMTISASIPPAADSKFYRWLKEFASYSPLLYALAGLSLSIALSYAFQALKSAKIFLNAKASDKIR, from the coding sequence ATGGACCATGACTTACTTTTACCTGTCGCTGATATCATTGTTAATCCCTACTTTATCATCCTTATTGGATTTATTGGTGGGCTATTAACTGGCCTGTTAGGCGTGGGCGGCGGTTTATTTATTACCCCGACTTTAATTACACTGGGCGTCCCACCCCTCGTTGCCGTTGCAAGTCAAGTAAATTCCATGATTGGCATGACGTTAACCGGCTACCTTGCTTATAAAAAGAATAATGATGTTGACTACCAATTAGGTCGGTCGATCATTTCGGGCGGTTTGATGGGGGCGGTGATGGGTGTTTGTTTTCTCGAGTGGCTTGGCAACTCTGAGGTCAGTAAACAACTTATTACCTTTAGTTATGTTTGTATTCTTAGCGTCATGATGTTCCTTCTTTTTCGTCAAAGCAGAAAAAATTTAGCGCAACGTCATCATCCCAATCAAGATCGCAAATCCAGCTCTCCAGCTTGGATTGTCAAAGCCCCTTTCGTGCAATACTTTCCCCGATCTCGCTTAACAGCAAGCCGTCTTATCTTATTTTTAGCCGGCCTTATTAATGGATGGTTGATTGCCGTTTTAGGAGTGGGGAATGGAATTTTTATGATGCCTGTTCTGATCTACTTTATGGGAAGAACAAGCCCTGTCACCTATGGGACGACCCTTCTCTCCTCGGTGATCATTACTATCATTTCAACCTTTGCTCATGCTTTAAACGGAGATTCAATTGATTTGCTTCTCGTCGGTCTTTTGTTAATGGGCGGCCTTGGCGGCAGTCACTTGGGCGTCACCTTTAGTTATAGAATCCCCAGAATTTATCTAGGTTTCGCCGGATCTGCCATTATGGCTCTGATCTTAATCCAAATAGCCCTGAAATATTTCCATCCAAATTTATTTATGACAATATCCGCCAGCATTCCCCCTGCAGCTGACAGCAAATTCTATCGCTGGCTTAAGGAGTTTGCTTCCTACTCCCCCTTACTTTATGCGCTAGCCGGCCTTAGTCTATCTATTGCCCTCTCCTATGCTTTCCAAGCGTTAAAATCAGCTAAGATCTTCTTAAACGCTAAAGCGAGCGATAAAATCAGATAA